The region GCCGCAAGCAGATCGCCTTCGCCAAGGGGCGGGCCAGATACCTCGGCACCTCCCCCGTCGCCGACTACATCGCCTGATCAACGCAAGGAGAACCGAAACACCATGAAGCCGCAGTGCGTGGTTACCAACAGCAAGGGCGAGCAGTGCGTCAACGAGGGCAAGGGGGGTTTGGGCCTCTGCTCGACGCACCTCTACCGGTTCAAGCGGTACAACGACGTCATGGCGGACGTCCCGATCCGCAAGTACACCCTGACCAAGCCGCGCAGCGCCGCCCAGTACGACGGGGACACCGAGCTGGACCGGATCTGGGCCCGCGTCCGCAAGACCGAGGAGCACTGGATCTGGACCGGGTCCTTCGCCCGAGGCGTGCCGCAGGCGCAGCACGAGGGCTGGAACAAGCCGGTCCGCCGGGTCTTCTGGGAGCTGGCCAACGGTCCCCTCGCCGAGGGTGAGCGCGTCACCGTCAACTGCGGCGAGGACGCCTGCGTGCGTCTCTCGCACATCGTGGTCAAGCAGCCGGCGGTGATCGCCTGATGGCCCGTCCGCTGGTTGGCTTGCTCGGCCGCAGTCGGGCCGGCAAGGACACCGTTGGTGCACGGCTCGTCGAGCGACACGGCTACGTCCGGTACGCCTTCGGCGACAACGTCCGCAGGCTAGCCCTGGCGATCGATCCGCTGGTGGATGTCTCGTTCGATGGGGAACGGCTGGGCGAGCTGGTCAACGCCTGCGGCTGGGAGAGCGCGAAGCAGTTCCCCGAGGTGCGTCGCTTCCTCCAGCGCCTCGCCACGGAGGCGGTCCGCGAGATCGACCCGTACTTCTGGATTCGGCCCGTCATGGACGACGTCGAGGCCGACATCCGCGGTGTCGTCATCACCGACGTCCGGTTCCACAACGAGGCCGAGGCGATCCGGCGCGCTGGCGGTCTGCTGGTGCGAGTGATCCGCCCCGACCTTCCCCCGGACCCGCACGTCAGCGAGAACGAGTTGCTGGACCGGGCTACCGACTACGAGATCCGCAACGATGCGGGTCTCGACTTCCTGACCGGCCAGACGGACTGGCTGGCGGGACTGATCAGCAGGAGGTTCGGCAAGTGAAGCGAGTTCTTACCCTGGTGGCCGTGGCCACCCTGGCGACCGCCGGCCTGGTGGCCTGCGCCGACGACTGCGACTGATGCCAGCCTTGCAGTTTCAGGGCTGATACTGTAACGTTGACATCGACGCCGGGACTCCGGCAAGAGAGGAGGTGCGCGGTGGCTCAGATCGCAATCGCCCAGCTCAGCACGTGGGACGAGCTGCACGATCTGCCCGTTGGGTCCATCGTCCGCGACGCCGAGGGTGACGAGTTCACCAAGGCCAAGGACGGGCGGTTCAAGGGGATCGGCGGACTGGACTTCTCCGCCTTCAGCCTCGCGGTCTTCGCCCCGGTGGCGGTGCTCAACCCGGAGATCCTGGACCCGAGCCGCTTCCGACAGGGGGACGAGGTCGAGGTGGTGCGGCAGTTCTTCTGGGGCATCCGGCTCGGCGAGCGGGGCGAGGTCGTCGGCGTGGAGCCGGGCATCAACCGCAAGCTGGTCAGGGTGCGCCTCCACAAGGGCGGGCTGCACTTCTACTTCACGAACTACGAGATCACGCACGTCTGATACTGCAAGGCTGGCAGGGCTCGGCGTGGGGCTGGGCCCTGCCAGCGACGAGGAGGTAGCGAGTGCGGATCACTCCGCGCAAGGACGAGGTACAGCGCCTCGTCTCGATCCTGACCAGCGACGACTACGACAACCCGGAGCAGATGGCCAAGGCCCTGCTGAAGGAGTCGGCCGACATCCTCTGGATGCGCGACTGGTACGCGCTGGGCAGCAAGTTGAGCGAGGACTCCCCGCACTGGCTCCCCTTCGGACCGTTCGCCTCCGAGAGCGAAGCCCTCCAGACCTTCAAGAAGGTCGGGTTCGGCGGTGCCGCTCGGACGGTGAAGCTCTACAGCCCCGGTCGCCTCCTCGCCTTCAACGAGGGCAAGGACTGGCCGGGCTACTGCAAGACCTGCAAGCACGACCAGGTCTGGCACCTGCAAGACGGCAGCGCGCGTGGTGGGTGCGTGAGCTGCGAGGACTGCCTCAAGTTCAAGAAGTAAGTGGGGGATCAGAGATGGGCAAGACAACGATCGATTGGAGCTGGTGCCCGCAGTGCGGGAAGCGCGGCTTCCATGACGAACACGACGCCGACAAGGCCCTCGGCAGAGCGCAGGCCAAGCGGGACAGGACGTTCGAGAAGGCCCCGAGCCGGCGCGGCATGGTCCGCGAGAGCCGCGCCTACGAGTGCCCGGACGGCCTGTTCCACCTGACCAGCGAGAGCAAGCAGACCTTCTACAGGGTGATGGGGGTGGCGGCGTGACCGACGCAGTGACTTACCGGTCGGACGTGACGGTCCGGCTCGACGACTGGATGGGCGACGACGCCAAGGTGATCCGCATGGCCAAGGCCAGCATCAAGCGGACCGGCGGCGACATGGACTCAGCGGCCCGCGAGGGCTTCATCAACTTCCTGGCCCGCGAGCGCCACGGAGTGCCGTTCGAGCACGCTTACGGCACCTTCTACATCGAGGCCCCGCTCCGGGTCCTGCGGCAGATGGCCAAGCACCGGCACACCTCGATCAGCGAGTGGTCCGGGCGGTACTCCGTGCTGGAGCCGGTTTTCTTCCTGGCCGACCGGGACCGGCACCTGGTGCAGGCGGGCAAGCCGGGCGCGTACCGGTTCCAGCCGGGCAGCGCCGACCAGTGGTTGACGTACGTCTGGCAGACCACCGCCGCGAGCGAGTACGCCTGGCGGAGCTACCAGGCCATGCTGAACGCCGGCATCGCCCGGGAGTTGGCCCGTGACGTGCTCGGGGTGGGCATCTACACCTCGGCATACGTCACGCTCAACGCGCGGGCCATGATGCACTTCCTCAGCCTCCGCACCAGCGGCCGGGACTACGCGACGCTGACCAGCCACCCGCAGGCGGAGATCGAGCTAGTGGCGGACGGCATCGAGGCGCACCTCGCCGCGAAGCTGCCGGCCGTACACGCCGCCTTCGAGAAGTACGGGCGGGTGGCCCCGTGATCCACAACGACCCGTACTACCAGGACCGCTCCTGGGTTGTCGAGGGGGCGGCCGTGGCCGAGTACAGCAACGGCTACAACGGCAGCGTCGCGCTGACCACCATCGAGCGCCTGACCAAGACCCAGATCGTCCTGGCCAACGGCCGGCGATACAACCGTGGGTCGCTGCGGCTGGTCGGCAACTACTACGGGGCCGAACTCCTGCCGGCCAAGCACCGCTCGGTGTTGGACGTTCTCGCGCAGACCGCCTTCCGCAACCTGGCTCAGCGGGTCTGGTCGCTGGACAAGAGCTTCCGGGGCGACCGGGACGCGGCGCTGGCGAACATCCGCCGGATCGAGGAGATGGCGGCCGAGGCGCGAAACAACATCGAGGAGCTGGCGCAGTGATCATCCTCTACGGGGTCTTCCTCGTGGCCATCGGCCTCGTCTTCGACCTGCCGGTCATCGTTGCCGCCGGCCTGTTCTGGCTGGGCTTCGGCGTTGGGGAGCGGCGCTGATGATCGCCGTCTTCATCGTCAGCCTGCACTGGAACAAGCTCAACCGACGCGACGAGGTCCGCGCCTACATCGGCGAGCCCAACCTCAAGGCCGCCTTGCGCGGCATCCGCAGCACGCACACCTACGACCCGCCCGACATCAAGATCGAGCTGGTCGCGGGCATCCCCATCGACGTTACCGGGAGTTACGAGCAGTGAGCACCGAGAGCAACGAGCAGCCGATCTTCCCGCCGCTCGGCGACATCCTGATCGTCGGATGGCTCAAGGAAGCCGCCGAGTACCCGCAGTTCGGGGAGCGTGACGTCTTCTCCGCGAACGTCGTCTACGCCCTCCAGGGCCGGCGAGCCCGAAACATCTACGTCACGGACAAGGCCCTGGCCCACCCGAACATGGATCGGCTGATCCCCGAGCTGGACCGCATCGCCCGCTTCTCCGGCGGCGAGATCCGGCACGTCAGCCTCTACTGGGAGGACCAGCAGAAGGCCCTGAGCGATCAGGCCGCCGCGATACTGCAACCTGAACACGTCGAGGTGGCGGCGTGAGCGGCGAGACGGTCTTGAAGGACATCCTCGGCCAAGTCATCGAGCCGGGCGACCAGGTCATCTACCCGCAGATGTCCGGGCGGTCGGTGCAGATGGTGTTGGGCAAGCTCGTCTCCTACAACGGCAAGACGGCGAGCATCGAGCGGGCCCGCGGCTCGCGCTGGGACTCCAGCTACCAGCGCTCCCGGTACCGAGACAAACGGACTGGCAAGGGCATCGACCCGTACGCCAGCGACAAGCACTGGGAGATCCGGTCCCACTACGTCTTCACCCACAAGGAGACCGGAGAGGTGGTCTCCGAGGAGGAGATGGACCGCCGGTACCCCTACGCCATGAACGAGCCGTACTACTCGGCGCGGAACAGGGCCGCCCACGAGGGTCGCAGGCAGCACGAGTCGCGCTACGTCCCTGGCGTGCTGAAGGACTACGTCGAGGAGTACCGCGACGCGCCGAAGCCCGTGACCATCCAGAACGTCCGCAACATCGTGAAGGTCGTGGCCCAGTGATCGCCCAGCTCTTGCGCCTGTTGGTCATCGCTACCGCCTACGTCGTCCTCGCCAGCGTGGCGCTGGTAGCCGCCGCTTACTGGGTCCTCTGGCTCGTGGCCAACGGATACGCCTGACGGAACAGCCCCGAGGCTGGTTCACCGCGAGGTGGCCGGTCTCGGGGCTTCGTCGTCCACCCCCAGAGCAAGGAGTTCCGTCGCAGTGCCGTCCGTCCGGGAGAAGACCGAGGATGAGCTTGATCAGGAGTGGATCGAGCGCCAACTCGCCCGCGTGCCTCCGCCCACGTGGGAACAGTGGGCCGCAGCCAACGCCGCACTCGGCGTCAGGGTCCAACGCCAGCAGCCCAACGCATGACGAAGCCCCCCAGCATCGCTGGGGGGCTTCTTGCGTTCTGCGGTCAGAGCCAGACTGGCTCGATCAGGTCGCGGTTGAAGGCCCACGGCCGAACCATCTTCCGGCTCCGCTCGCTCCAGACCGGCTCGATCGGCATGATGATCACTGCGCGAAGGTAGCGGGACAGGAACGCTGACTTCTCCGCCACGGGGGCGGAGTCCCATCGGTGCCGCACATCTTCCGCCACCGTCCGGCTGATCGCGCTCCTCTCCGTGGCAGCGTTCGCGGCCACCAGCTCCTCGCGCTCTCGGGCGAGATCCTGCCGCATGGTGAAGTAGTCCGAGGACGGCACCTTCTTGGCCTTCCAGCCCGAGTACAGGTCGGCTAGCAGCTCGTCGATCTCCGCGAGTCGGGCTGTGTCAACAGGGTCCGGGTCCTGTGGCGTCTGCCCCGCAGCCGCCATGAGCCGATCGTGATGCTGGAATACCAGTTTGGTAATCAGCTCGTCGACCTTGCCCATGTGGCGCGTGTTGCCTCCACAGCCGCCATCAAGCCGGGACTCGCACTTATACCGCCAGTAGCCCTGGTCGCCCTTGACGGTCGTCCGCCCGCCCGACATATTCGGGTGCCCAGGGCACCTGCCGCAGCGGACGAGGCCGGTCAGCAGATACTTCCTTCGGCCGCCCTCGTCGTAGCTGCCCGCCGGAGTGGACGCCTTGCCGATCTTCGCAACAAGATCCTCCCACTCCTCGCGGTCGATGATCTTCTCCCACTTCCCGACGACCTCGGTGCCGTCCGCCCTCTTCACGATCTCCCAGCGATCGTGGACGGCTCCGGTCTCCTTCACCTCTCTCACCTGCCGACTGCGGAACCCGCAGAGGCGCGGGTTGCGCAGCATCGACATGAACGGCGACCATCGCCAGGTATTGCCGTGCGGGGTGAGGATGCCCCGGTCCTGCCAGTCGGCCATGATGCCGGTGGGCTTGACGCCCCCACGGATCTTCATGACTGCCGTGCGGATCTCGCTCGCTTCGGCCGGCTCTAGCGTGAGTTTGTCGGCCTTCCACCCGAAGGGCCGCTGCGACCCGACTGGCACGCCCTCCTCGGCTAGCTCCCGGTGCTTCCGCTTGGTCCTGCGGGAGGTGTCGGCGCTCGCCTTGTTGGCCATCGCCACCATCACGCGAGCCATCGCCCGACCGTTGTCACTGTTCAGGTCGAGTGAGCCGGTGACGCCCTCGAAGCGCCGGCCAACGAACTCGGCCAGCTCGATCGCGTCCTCCAGGTCCCGGGGGTCGCGGGCCAGTCGGTCGATGTCGTGCACAGCCGCAGCCTTCTGCTCTCCAGAGCGGAGCGACGACAGCATGGCCTGCCAGCGAGGCCGAATCACTCGCCAGACGAAGTACCGATTCCCTTCGCCGTCCGTGAGGGGAATCCGCTTCTTGCGGAACGCGCTGGTGTCGTTCTCCTCATAGATCACTACTCCGGCAGCGCCCCTATGCAGGACGTGCCGGATAGTGTCGACCGCTTGACGGCGCACGCCCTTCAGGTCTTCGGCCTTGTCGTCGGAGATGCGTAGATAGATCGCAACCCATAGGCCGCGAAGCGTCTGCACCGGCAGTGGGTACAGCTCAACGCCCAGTTGAGCGCGGGCTTCGTCGCCAGAGATGGCGATGCCGTCCAGGGATTCGCCAGGGGTGGCGAGCAGTTGCGCCAGGTCAGTCACGCTACGATCCTACCTGTTGTCCGGTCCAGCATGTAGAGTAGGCTGACCGTGCCGGAGATCCCGGCGACGACCGGACCGCAGGCCAGTTGCGCCGCCGCCGGCACGGCCAGCGCCTCGGCCAGCCCCGCCGGTACGCCGCGTCGACGCAAGCCGTCCCGCCAGCGTGGCGCGAGCAGCAACAGGCCGCCGGTGGCCAGCACGGAGAGCGCGAACCCGGGATCACCGGCCAACTCCGGGTCGACCAGCACCAGCACGGTGACGGCGGCGGCAAGCGCGGGCAGCGCGGCTCGGGGCCGACCGGCGGCCAGCGCCGCGAGGCCGATCGCTCCCATCGTCGCGGCCCGTACGACGCTCGGCGACGGGCGGACCAGGATGACGAAGCCCACCAGCGCGACCCCACACAGCCCGACGGCGAGCCACGGGCCAGCGCGTGCCCAGCGGGCCAGCAACAACACCGCCCCTACGACAATCGCGACATTACTCCCCGAAACGGCATTGAGGTGCGTCATTCCGGTGGCCTGGAAATCCGCCTCGACGGCGGGCGGCAACCGGCTGGTGTCCCCCACCACCAGCCCGGGGAGCAGCCCACCCGGGTCGTCGGGCAGCGGGGCGCAGGCTCGTTGCAGGCCGGCCCGTAGCGACCCGGCGGCCCGCTGCGCCCAGGACGACACACCGTGCCGCTCCGGCGGCCCGTTGGTGCTGAGCACGGCTGCGGTGAGGTCGCCACCGCGCGGAAGGCCGAGCCGGCCGTCGGCGCTGAGGCGCTGCCCGGGCAGCAGGCCCCGCCAGGCCGGGTCGGTCGCCAGGACGAGCACCCGTACCGACGCCTGGATCCGCCGGCCGTCCGGGCCGGTGAGCCGGACCGACTCCGTCGACACCAACAGCAGGCCCGGCCGCCCGGCGCCGCGGATCGGACGCGGATCGTCGCGGACAACCAGGTCGGCGGTGACCGACGCGCGCTGCTCGGCGAGGGCGCGGATCGGTGGCGCGTCCCGAACGGCGAGCCGGGACGCGGTGGCCGCCGCGCCGCAGACCACGCCAAGGCCGACCGCGACGACGATCCAGCCGTGACGGCGGAAGGCGGCCCGGGGCCGACCGAGGCGGCCGAGTAGGTGCAGGGTGCTCACCGCCGTCGCGCCGGCTGCCGCACCGGCGACCACCACCAGGGGACGGGCGCCGAGGTGAAGGCCGGCGAGCGCGGTGAGCCAGGTGGCCACCGCCAGGCCGGCCAGCCGCAGATCCGGCGGGGAGGTGGGGGTTTGCCCGACGCCCACGCCGCTAGACGCCCCCGGACCAGCGCCACTCACACCGTCACCAGATCCTTGAGCTGCTCGTACCGGGCATCGCCGATCCCGTCGACCTGGCGCAGGTCGCCGACGGCCTTGAACCCGCCGTGCTGGTCGCGGTGACTGAGGATCCGCTGGGCGAGCACCGGCCCGACCCCGGGCAGCGCGTCGAGCTGGGCCAACGTGGCGGTGTTGAGGTTCAGCGGACCGGCGGGCGTTGCCGCCCCGCCGGCCGCCGGGCCGACCGCGGCCGGCGCAGGCGTCACCCCGACCACGATCAACTCGCCGTCGGTGACCTTGCGAGCGGGGTTGAGCAGCGCCACGTCGACCTCGGGCAACGCGCCGCCGGCCGCCTGCACGGCGTCGGCGAGCCGGGACCCGGCCGGTAGCCGTACCAACCCGGGCTTGCGGACCTTGCCCGCGACCGCCACCACCAGCTCACCGGAGCCGGACGGGCCGGGGTCGGCCGCCGGAGCGGCCGACGCGGCCTCGCTGACCGGCGGTACGACCGGTTCCGACTGCGGCCGGGACCGCCAGGCCCAGCCGGCGGCCGCCAGCACCACCACCGCGGCGACAACCGCCAACGCCCGTACGCCGCGTCGCCCCGGGTCGAACGCCCCCGGGCCGACCAGTCGCGACTCCGACTCGGCCGGGAGCCCATCAGACGCCGGCTCCGCGAGCGACCCGGCCGCCCGGGATGGCAGCACGCCAACCGGGGGTACGCCCGTCGGCGCGGCACCACCCACGGGTAGGCCGCCGAGCGGTGCCCCGGGCCGGGGCGGCGGCACGACAGCCGCCTCCGTCAGCCGGCGCAGACGCTGGCGTACCTCTGTCTCCTCGTCGTGCGACACAGGGCGACGCTAGGGCGGCGGACACCGCAGCGCGGCCTGTCGCCGCCGTCCCTGTGGACGACCAGCGCCACTGTGGACAACGCCCTGATCACGCCACGATCTGCTATGGGTGCGCGGTCAGACCGACGTCGCAGCCTCCTGCACCGACGTCGTCCGCTC is a window of Micromonospora sp. WMMD961 DNA encoding:
- the thyX gene encoding FAD-dependent thymidylate synthase; amino-acid sequence: MTDAVTYRSDVTVRLDDWMGDDAKVIRMAKASIKRTGGDMDSAAREGFINFLARERHGVPFEHAYGTFYIEAPLRVLRQMAKHRHTSISEWSGRYSVLEPVFFLADRDRHLVQAGKPGAYRFQPGSADQWLTYVWQTTAASEYAWRSYQAMLNAGIARELARDVLGVGIYTSAYVTLNARAMMHFLSLRTSGRDYATLTSHPQAEIELVADGIEAHLAAKLPAVHAAFEKYGRVAP
- a CDS encoding recombinase family protein codes for the protein MTDLAQLLATPGESLDGIAISGDEARAQLGVELYPLPVQTLRGLWVAIYLRISDDKAEDLKGVRRQAVDTIRHVLHRGAAGVVIYEENDTSAFRKKRIPLTDGEGNRYFVWRVIRPRWQAMLSSLRSGEQKAAAVHDIDRLARDPRDLEDAIELAEFVGRRFEGVTGSLDLNSDNGRAMARVMVAMANKASADTSRRTKRKHRELAEEGVPVGSQRPFGWKADKLTLEPAEASEIRTAVMKIRGGVKPTGIMADWQDRGILTPHGNTWRWSPFMSMLRNPRLCGFRSRQVREVKETGAVHDRWEIVKRADGTEVVGKWEKIIDREEWEDLVAKIGKASTPAGSYDEGGRRKYLLTGLVRCGRCPGHPNMSGGRTTVKGDQGYWRYKCESRLDGGCGGNTRHMGKVDELITKLVFQHHDRLMAAAGQTPQDPDPVDTARLAEIDELLADLYSGWKAKKVPSSDYFTMRQDLAREREELVAANAATERSAISRTVAEDVRHRWDSAPVAEKSAFLSRYLRAVIIMPIEPVWSERSRKMVRPWAFNRDLIEPVWL
- a CDS encoding ComEA family DNA-binding protein; its protein translation is MSHDEETEVRQRLRRLTEAAVVPPPRPGAPLGGLPVGGAAPTGVPPVGVLPSRAAGSLAEPASDGLPAESESRLVGPGAFDPGRRGVRALAVVAAVVVLAAAGWAWRSRPQSEPVVPPVSEAASAAPAADPGPSGSGELVVAVAGKVRKPGLVRLPAGSRLADAVQAAGGALPEVDVALLNPARKVTDGELIVVGVTPAPAAVGPAAGGAATPAGPLNLNTATLAQLDALPGVGPVLAQRILSHRDQHGGFKAVGDLRQVDGIGDARYEQLKDLVTV